In one Myxococcus xanthus genomic region, the following are encoded:
- a CDS encoding NADH-quinone oxidoreductase subunit B has product MADADLANIVTTRRDESMGWLQSIVSKGLGWARKYSLFTYPYATACCGMEYMSVAASRHDISRFGAEFPRFSPRQADLLMVVGTINLKQAPILKRVYEQMAEPKWVVAFGVCASSGGFYDNYAVLQGIDRIIPVDVYIPGCPPRPEQVLDGLMLLQDKIGNQVHRIAEREEANPTAARHNLLLSMNK; this is encoded by the coding sequence ATGGCTGACGCTGACCTCGCAAACATCGTGACGACCCGCCGTGACGAGTCCATGGGCTGGCTCCAGTCCATCGTCTCCAAGGGCCTCGGTTGGGCGCGCAAGTACTCGCTCTTCACCTATCCGTACGCCACGGCCTGCTGCGGCATGGAGTACATGTCCGTGGCCGCCAGCCGGCACGACATCTCCCGCTTCGGCGCGGAGTTCCCCCGCTTCTCGCCGCGCCAGGCGGACCTGCTGATGGTGGTGGGCACCATCAACCTGAAGCAGGCCCCCATCCTCAAGCGCGTCTATGAGCAGATGGCCGAGCCCAAGTGGGTCGTGGCCTTCGGCGTGTGCGCGTCCTCGGGCGGCTTCTACGACAACTACGCGGTGCTCCAGGGCATCGACCGCATCATCCCGGTGGACGTCTACATCCCCGGCTGCCCGCCGCGCCCGGAGCAGGTGCTCGACGGCCTGATGCTCCTGCAGGACAAGATTGGCAACCAGGTCCACCGCATCGCGGAGCGCGAGGAGGCCAACCCCACGGCCGCTCGGCACAACCTGCTGCTGTCCATGAACAAGTAA
- a CDS encoding PaaI family thioesterase, with product MEGDAVVAEWTPQEHHHAFEGVLSGGIVGTLLDCHCNWTAAYHLMRAQGGDAPPCTVTAEYTITLKRPTPMAGPLRLEAKPVEIQGDRAVIEGTLTAGGKVTATCRGTFVAVKPGHPAYHRW from the coding sequence GTGGAGGGTGATGCCGTCGTCGCGGAGTGGACGCCGCAAGAGCACCACCACGCCTTCGAGGGCGTGCTCAGCGGCGGCATCGTCGGCACGCTGCTGGACTGTCACTGCAACTGGACAGCGGCGTACCACCTGATGCGCGCGCAGGGCGGGGATGCGCCGCCGTGCACCGTCACCGCCGAGTACACCATCACCCTCAAGCGCCCCACGCCCATGGCCGGGCCGCTGCGCCTGGAGGCGAAGCCGGTGGAAATCCAGGGTGACCGCGCCGTCATCGAAGGCACGCTCACCGCGGGTGGGAAGGTGACGGCCACTTGCCGGGGCACCTTCGTCGCCGTGAAGCCGGGCCACCCCGCGTACCATCGCTGGTAG
- a CDS encoding sulfatase-like hydrolase/transferase, with protein MPESPPSGILRSWWPRLLVGAVLGVLLFAAESWLLLRSGVVGMDIPVDGPYAALMAAVRPVLPGLLLRVAAVYAVAGMVLAVAGTLLARAWGRGGAWATLGQGLLLFVLLAWDRAIARPALFDDLPALRLLLAWLVDHGEPWHPRAVLAVWLVSHAAVWVARTRQWRRAGWAGAALAGVAGLLVVGKGMAGRGTPEHPLVVVIGIDAFRPDRLKSQGGSGEVAPHVERLLEEATLFTRAYTPIAQTEPAWRSLLTARWPHETGVRYSLTSDSRMQLQRTFAESFAQAGWRTVFATDCSRFHAEGPASGFETRLQPPRGAVNFLLEKLRYRALGMFADHALGAAWLPEFIDNRALAGIHDPMGYAERLASRLVDEASEGPTLFAFHATAAHFPGDPVHPFYRRFVPASEPLERRLRMHFAPVSPGAKGGWNRAGAEALYDELIAQADAQVGTLLDALRRSGRYDDALILLMSDHGESFHADREDLAGATPVHGARLSEEENRILLAVKPPKGRGTAPALVDSLVRLVDVGPTLLELSELPNLSDVDGVSLAPLLRGEDLGPLSLYAETGFTHVLPEVFDAGHWPGAPRSFDAYRIRPDGVVEMGPAAHARILQEKDVGAFDGQRWWVDRPQANGTLLRACQGDCEGPDALALEAWFDRVQGRTVAGGWRKVAGHVDDSGHPEPSGTLRAPKQLLRLRPGQRPGPAHPQPRGG; from the coding sequence ATGCCCGAATCCCCCCCTTCCGGCATTCTCCGTTCCTGGTGGCCGCGCCTGCTCGTGGGGGCCGTGCTGGGTGTGTTGCTGTTCGCCGCCGAGTCGTGGCTGCTGCTGCGCTCGGGTGTCGTGGGCATGGACATCCCGGTGGATGGCCCCTACGCCGCGTTGATGGCGGCCGTGCGGCCTGTCCTCCCTGGCCTGCTGTTGCGAGTCGCTGCCGTGTACGCCGTGGCCGGCATGGTGCTGGCCGTAGCGGGGACATTGCTGGCGCGTGCCTGGGGACGGGGCGGCGCTTGGGCGACGTTGGGGCAGGGGCTGCTGTTATTCGTGCTGCTGGCGTGGGACCGGGCCATCGCGCGTCCGGCCCTCTTCGATGACCTGCCCGCGCTCCGGTTGCTGCTGGCCTGGCTGGTGGATCATGGCGAGCCCTGGCATCCCCGCGCGGTGCTGGCGGTCTGGCTGGTGTCGCACGCGGCGGTGTGGGTGGCGCGCACGCGGCAGTGGCGGCGTGCGGGATGGGCAGGCGCAGCGCTGGCGGGCGTGGCGGGGCTGCTGGTGGTGGGGAAGGGGATGGCTGGACGCGGCACGCCTGAGCATCCGCTGGTGGTCGTCATCGGCATCGACGCGTTCCGGCCGGACCGGCTGAAGTCGCAGGGAGGCTCGGGCGAGGTGGCGCCCCATGTGGAGCGCCTGCTGGAGGAGGCCACGCTCTTCACCCGCGCGTACACGCCCATTGCCCAGACGGAGCCCGCGTGGCGTTCGCTGCTCACCGCGCGGTGGCCGCATGAGACGGGCGTGCGCTACTCGCTGACGTCCGACTCGCGGATGCAACTCCAGCGAACCTTCGCGGAGTCCTTCGCCCAGGCGGGGTGGCGCACGGTGTTCGCCACCGACTGCTCGCGCTTCCACGCGGAGGGGCCCGCGTCCGGCTTCGAGACGCGCCTGCAGCCGCCGCGCGGGGCGGTGAACTTCCTCCTGGAGAAGCTGCGTTACCGCGCGCTGGGCATGTTCGCCGACCACGCGTTGGGCGCCGCCTGGTTGCCCGAGTTCATCGACAACCGCGCGCTGGCCGGTATCCATGACCCCATGGGCTACGCGGAGCGGCTGGCCTCACGGCTGGTGGACGAAGCGAGCGAGGGCCCCACGTTGTTCGCCTTCCACGCGACGGCGGCGCACTTCCCGGGCGACCCGGTGCATCCGTTCTATCGCCGCTTCGTGCCCGCCTCGGAGCCGCTGGAGCGCCGGCTGCGCATGCACTTCGCCCCAGTGTCTCCAGGCGCGAAGGGCGGCTGGAACCGGGCGGGCGCGGAGGCGCTCTACGACGAGCTGATTGCGCAGGCGGACGCGCAGGTGGGGACGCTGCTGGACGCGCTGCGCCGCTCAGGGCGCTATGACGATGCGCTCATCCTCCTGATGTCGGACCATGGCGAGAGCTTCCACGCGGACCGCGAGGACCTCGCGGGCGCCACGCCGGTGCATGGCGCGCGGCTGTCGGAGGAGGAGAACCGCATCCTCCTGGCGGTGAAGCCACCCAAGGGACGGGGGACGGCGCCAGCCCTGGTGGATTCGCTGGTGCGGCTCGTGGACGTGGGGCCCACCCTGCTGGAGTTGTCCGAGCTGCCGAACCTGTCGGATGTGGACGGCGTGTCGCTGGCGCCGCTGCTGCGCGGCGAGGACCTGGGGCCGCTGTCGCTGTACGCGGAGACGGGCTTTACCCATGTGCTGCCGGAGGTGTTCGACGCGGGGCACTGGCCGGGGGCGCCTCGCTCCTTCGATGCGTACCGCATCCGTCCGGATGGCGTGGTGGAGATGGGGCCCGCGGCCCACGCCCGCATCCTCCAGGAGAAGGACGTGGGTGCCTTCGACGGCCAGCGCTGGTGGGTGGACCGGCCCCAGGCCAACGGCACGTTGCTGCGCGCCTGCCAGGGCGACTGTGAAGGGCCGGACGCCCTCGCGCTGGAGGCGTGGTTCGACCGCGTGCAGGGGCGGACGGTGGCGGGAGGCTGGCGTAAGGTGGCCGGCCATGTCGACGACTCCGGACACCCCGAGCCTTCAGGAACGCTACGCGCCCCAAAACAGCTGCTTCGGCTGCGGCCCGGCCAACGCCCAGGGCCTGCGCATCCGCAGCCGCGTGGAGGGTGA
- a CDS encoding NADH-quinone oxidoreductase subunit C, with protein sequence MDRVSAQLPEAVADRYVDRTGGAWAVIHADSLPKVAAFLKNDPELEFKLFGSIDAVDRLHLAENDPRFEVVYFLYSLKRHEHVRLKVRVSEANPVVPTLVPLFRGANWWERLTFDFYGIRFDGHPDLRRILLYDEFEGHPLRKDYALRDRQPLIPERPIKDIFRGPGTSGLS encoded by the coding sequence TTGGACAGGGTCTCCGCCCAGCTCCCAGAGGCGGTGGCGGATCGCTACGTGGATCGGACCGGAGGCGCCTGGGCCGTCATCCATGCAGACTCGCTCCCGAAGGTCGCCGCGTTCCTGAAGAACGACCCGGAGCTGGAGTTCAAGCTGTTCGGCTCCATCGACGCCGTGGATCGGCTGCACCTGGCGGAGAACGACCCTCGCTTCGAGGTCGTCTACTTCCTCTACTCCCTCAAGCGGCACGAGCACGTGCGGCTCAAGGTGCGGGTGAGCGAAGCCAACCCGGTGGTGCCCACCCTGGTGCCGCTCTTCCGCGGCGCCAACTGGTGGGAGCGGCTGACCTTCGACTTCTACGGCATCCGCTTCGACGGGCACCCGGACCTGCGCCGCATCCTCCTCTACGACGAGTTCGAGGGGCACCCCCTGCGCAAGGACTACGCGCTGCGTGACCGGCAGCCGCTCATCCCCGAGCGCCCCATCAAGGACATCTTCCGCGGTCCCGGCACCAGCGGGCTCTCCTGA
- the nuoD gene encoding NADH dehydrogenase (quinone) subunit D, which produces MADTLKPEAPNPDTDAYAHESELDAHLQTKRMVINMGPSHPATHGTVRLKVELEGETIVKIDPEIGFLHRGFQKSCENVTWTQCLPYTDRLNYLSAMMNNFGFLNAVEKLIGLEIPERAQYIRVIGSELHRLTDHLTCVGATGLEMGGFAPFLLAMEFRELLHDRTAELTGARLTTSFGRVGGSNRDLPEGWIPRVHKTLDQGLALLDEMEGLLTNNRIFVDRTKGTGVISAEDAIEYGYTGPALRACGVDYDIRKTKPYWVYDRFDFDIPVGEHGDNYDRYLVRLEEMRQSIRILRQAMDTIPAGPIIVDDWRIALPPKPEVYGTIEGVMSHFKLVMEGIQVPAGEVYDATEASNGELGWYLVSDGRGRPYKVHVRAPGFPVLAAVPHIIEGKMLADLIPTFDTINMIGGEVEQ; this is translated from the coding sequence ATGGCTGACACCCTCAAGCCCGAAGCGCCGAACCCCGACACCGACGCGTACGCCCACGAGTCGGAGCTGGACGCCCACCTCCAGACCAAGCGGATGGTCATCAACATGGGCCCCTCCCACCCGGCCACGCACGGCACCGTGCGGCTGAAGGTGGAGCTCGAGGGTGAGACGATCGTCAAGATCGACCCTGAGATTGGCTTCCTGCACCGCGGCTTCCAGAAGAGCTGCGAGAACGTCACGTGGACGCAGTGCCTGCCCTACACGGACCGGCTCAACTACCTGTCCGCGATGATGAACAACTTCGGGTTCCTCAACGCCGTGGAGAAGCTCATCGGCCTGGAGATTCCCGAGCGCGCCCAGTACATCCGCGTCATCGGCTCCGAGCTCCACCGCCTGACGGACCACCTGACGTGCGTGGGCGCCACCGGCCTGGAGATGGGCGGCTTCGCGCCGTTCCTCCTCGCCATGGAGTTCCGCGAGCTGCTCCATGACCGCACCGCCGAGCTGACCGGCGCGCGCCTCACCACCAGCTTCGGCCGCGTGGGTGGCAGCAACCGCGACCTGCCCGAGGGCTGGATTCCCCGCGTCCACAAGACGCTGGACCAGGGACTGGCGCTGCTCGACGAGATGGAAGGCCTGCTGACGAACAACCGCATCTTCGTGGACCGCACGAAGGGCACGGGTGTCATCAGCGCCGAGGACGCCATCGAGTACGGCTACACCGGCCCCGCGCTGCGCGCGTGCGGCGTGGACTACGACATCCGCAAGACGAAGCCCTACTGGGTCTACGACCGGTTCGACTTCGACATCCCGGTGGGCGAGCACGGCGACAACTACGACCGCTACCTGGTCCGGCTCGAGGAGATGCGTCAGTCCATCCGCATCCTGCGCCAGGCCATGGACACCATCCCCGCGGGCCCCATCATCGTGGATGACTGGCGCATCGCGCTGCCGCCCAAGCCCGAGGTCTACGGCACCATCGAAGGCGTGATGTCGCACTTCAAGCTGGTGATGGAGGGCATCCAGGTGCCCGCCGGCGAGGTGTACGACGCCACCGAGGCCTCCAACGGCGAGCTGGGCTGGTACCTGGTGAGCGACGGCCGCGGCCGTCCCTACAAGGTCCACGTTCGCGCCCCGGGCTTCCCGGTGCTCGCGGCCGTCCCCCACATCATCGAAGGCAAGATGCTGGCGGACCTCATCCCTACGTTTGACACCATCAACATGATCGGCGGCGAGGTCGAGCAGTGA
- a CDS encoding 2Fe-2S iron-sulfur cluster-binding protein, producing the protein MSDNDTKKPTGDAQPPPKGAPTDTPAAKIGSEPSNPPAGAKLDNPPAAASGPTGTPPPKPPSGPPPKPAPKNPGFITATIDGKEVVVKPGTNMIEAAKAVGSDIPYYCYHPRLSIAANCRICLIEASNAPKMVPACQTPMAEGQVVKTTTPKVKEQQRAVMEFLLLNHPVDCSICDQAGECKLQDYYMKYDYRPSRLEGTKALKNKRKVLGPRVVIDQERCIMCTRCVRVMNEVAKEPQLGVFGRGSHERIDVFPGSELNSNYSLNTVDVCPVGALLSRDFRFKARAWFLSATPSVCTGCSRGCTTYVDWMSQDSYRYRPRENEAINKSWMCDEGRLTYKYLNLGRVLQAQVGRRTNRAGEAVPVTTRKEAVQAAAKALRSVQGSKQLAVLASPLASNEDLLAGLNFAKSTLGVSTVYVGGRPSGSADHFLMTADKNPNRKGLELIAKGLGLKLETFDALTTALKAGTVKALYAIGTEVPGNVDAFAEAAGQLDVFVAQAFTESAITAQATVLLPASVPVEDEGSFVQQDGIIQRFRKAYPPKGDVVPGWEWVRELTRELGGESTWKRAVDVWRELAGKVAEFAEFNWEKASPADREKPGINPLPAGADGRPAGYREFGTPRVRGI; encoded by the coding sequence GTGAGCGACAACGACACGAAGAAGCCCACCGGTGATGCGCAGCCGCCTCCGAAGGGGGCGCCCACGGACACGCCCGCGGCCAAGATTGGCTCGGAGCCGTCCAACCCGCCCGCCGGCGCGAAGCTGGACAACCCGCCCGCCGCCGCCAGCGGCCCCACGGGGACGCCGCCGCCCAAGCCGCCCTCCGGCCCGCCGCCCAAGCCGGCGCCGAAGAACCCGGGGTTCATCACCGCCACCATCGACGGCAAGGAAGTCGTGGTGAAGCCGGGGACGAACATGATCGAGGCGGCCAAGGCGGTCGGCTCGGACATCCCCTACTACTGCTACCACCCGCGCCTCTCCATCGCGGCCAACTGCCGCATCTGCCTCATCGAGGCGTCCAACGCGCCCAAGATGGTGCCCGCGTGCCAGACGCCCATGGCCGAAGGCCAGGTCGTCAAGACGACCACGCCCAAGGTGAAGGAGCAGCAGCGCGCGGTGATGGAGTTCCTGCTGCTGAACCACCCGGTCGACTGCTCCATCTGCGACCAGGCCGGTGAGTGCAAGCTGCAGGACTACTACATGAAGTACGACTACCGGCCCTCGCGCCTGGAGGGCACCAAGGCCCTCAAGAACAAGCGCAAGGTGCTGGGGCCCCGCGTCGTCATCGACCAGGAGCGCTGCATCATGTGCACCCGCTGCGTGCGCGTGATGAACGAGGTGGCCAAGGAGCCGCAGCTGGGCGTGTTCGGCCGCGGCAGCCACGAGCGCATCGACGTGTTCCCGGGCAGCGAGCTGAACAGCAACTACTCGCTCAACACCGTGGACGTGTGCCCGGTGGGCGCGCTGCTCAGCCGCGACTTCCGCTTCAAGGCGCGCGCGTGGTTCCTGTCCGCCACCCCGTCGGTGTGCACCGGCTGCTCGCGCGGCTGCACCACCTACGTGGACTGGATGTCGCAGGACTCGTACCGCTACCGCCCGCGGGAGAACGAGGCCATCAACAAGAGCTGGATGTGCGACGAGGGCCGGCTCACCTACAAGTACCTGAACCTGGGCCGCGTGCTCCAGGCGCAGGTGGGCCGCCGCACCAACCGCGCCGGTGAGGCGGTGCCCGTCACCACGCGCAAGGAAGCGGTCCAGGCCGCGGCCAAGGCGCTGCGCTCGGTGCAGGGCAGCAAGCAGCTGGCGGTGCTGGCCTCGCCCCTGGCCTCCAACGAGGACCTGCTGGCCGGGCTGAACTTCGCCAAGAGCACGCTGGGCGTGTCCACCGTGTACGTGGGCGGCCGTCCTTCGGGCTCCGCCGACCACTTCCTGATGACGGCGGACAAGAACCCCAACCGCAAGGGCCTGGAGCTCATTGCGAAGGGGCTGGGCCTCAAGCTGGAGACCTTCGACGCGCTCACCACCGCGCTGAAGGCGGGAACGGTGAAGGCGCTCTACGCCATCGGCACCGAGGTGCCGGGCAACGTGGACGCCTTCGCGGAGGCCGCGGGTCAGCTGGACGTGTTCGTGGCGCAGGCCTTCACCGAGTCCGCCATCACCGCGCAGGCCACGGTGCTGCTGCCGGCCTCCGTCCCCGTCGAGGACGAGGGCTCGTTCGTGCAGCAGGACGGCATCATCCAGCGCTTCCGCAAGGCGTACCCGCCCAAGGGCGACGTCGTCCCCGGCTGGGAGTGGGTCAGGGAGCTGACGCGCGAGTTGGGTGGCGAGTCCACCTGGAAGCGCGCCGTCGACGTATGGCGCGAGCTGGCTGGCAAGGTGGCCGAGTTCGCGGAGTTCAACTGGGAGAAGGCGTCTCCGGCGGACCGGGAGAAGCCGGGCATCAATCCGCTGCCGGCAGGTGCCGACGGTCGCCCCGCGGGGTACCGTGAGTTCGGCACGCCTCGGGTGAGGGGTATCTAG
- a CDS encoding complex I subunit 1/NuoH family protein — translation MSRVLTILVAMFTIVFLMAGGMASAYLVGGLVEEHWFTGASRLTNVLFLVLIFVMVIATLLTMAERKWSAFIQDRMGPNRARIALPGLKNRPLGGLPHILTDVLKMLTKEDLIPAAANRFMFNLGPILAFAPTFALFAVVPAGPSVQVFGRNVDMVVATPDFGALYVLAIASLAVYGTALAGWASNNKFGLLGGVRATSQMIAYEVALGLSLVGIFLTFSSVQFPAIIGDIGNALTGGTGQGRYLWRTDGAFDLGLPAWGIFIQPLGFLLFFAASFAETKRAPFDLPEGESEIIGYFVEYSGMKFGLFMISEFVEVVVLAGVTTAFFFGGYHLPFGNEWLANLPIMQEHGWLLGTILGTVFWLKVLFLIWVQLLIRWTFPRFRYDQIQSLGWKILLPLGLVNVFVTGALVLWDPSLRALAVLGIAEIGILVVLTTTTKVPAGGAHGAHAGHGHDHGHGHAHGGHGAHDLPAHAHGVAPASTH, via the coding sequence ATGAGCCGCGTACTGACGATTCTCGTCGCCATGTTCACCATCGTCTTCCTGATGGCGGGTGGCATGGCGTCGGCCTACCTCGTGGGTGGCCTGGTGGAGGAGCACTGGTTCACTGGCGCGAGCCGGCTGACCAACGTGCTGTTCCTCGTCCTCATCTTCGTGATGGTCATCGCCACGCTGCTGACCATGGCGGAGCGCAAGTGGAGCGCGTTCATCCAGGACCGCATGGGTCCCAACCGCGCCCGCATCGCCCTGCCCGGCCTGAAGAACCGCCCGCTGGGCGGCCTTCCGCACATCCTCACGGACGTGCTGAAGATGCTGACCAAGGAAGACCTGATTCCGGCCGCCGCGAACCGGTTCATGTTCAACCTGGGCCCCATCCTGGCCTTCGCGCCCACCTTCGCCCTGTTCGCCGTGGTGCCCGCCGGTCCGTCGGTGCAGGTGTTCGGCCGCAATGTGGACATGGTGGTGGCCACGCCGGACTTCGGCGCCCTCTACGTGCTCGCCATCGCCTCGCTGGCCGTCTACGGCACCGCGCTGGCCGGCTGGGCCTCCAACAACAAGTTCGGCCTGCTGGGCGGCGTGCGCGCCACCTCGCAGATGATCGCCTACGAGGTCGCGCTCGGCCTGTCCCTGGTCGGCATCTTCCTCACGTTCTCCTCGGTGCAGTTCCCGGCCATCATTGGTGACATCGGCAACGCGCTCACCGGCGGCACCGGACAGGGCCGCTACCTGTGGCGCACGGACGGCGCCTTCGACCTGGGGCTGCCCGCGTGGGGCATCTTCATCCAGCCGCTGGGCTTCCTGCTCTTCTTCGCCGCGTCCTTCGCGGAGACCAAGCGCGCCCCGTTCGACCTGCCGGAAGGCGAGTCGGAGATCATCGGCTACTTCGTTGAGTACTCCGGCATGAAGTTCGGCCTCTTCATGATCTCCGAGTTCGTGGAGGTCGTGGTGCTGGCCGGCGTGACGACAGCGTTCTTCTTCGGCGGCTACCACCTGCCCTTCGGCAACGAGTGGCTGGCCAACCTGCCCATCATGCAGGAGCACGGCTGGCTGCTGGGCACCATCCTGGGCACGGTGTTCTGGCTGAAGGTGCTGTTCCTCATCTGGGTGCAGCTGCTCATCCGCTGGACGTTCCCCCGCTTCCGCTACGACCAGATTCAGTCGCTGGGCTGGAAGATCCTCCTCCCCCTCGGCCTGGTGAACGTGTTCGTGACGGGTGCGCTGGTCCTCTGGGATCCGTCCCTGCGGGCGCTCGCGGTCCTCGGCATCGCGGAGATTGGTATCCTGGTGGTGTTGACCACGACGACGAAGGTCCCCGCAGGCGGTGCGCACGGGGCGCACGCCGGCCATGGTCACGACCACGGACATGGCCACGCCCACGGTGGGCACGGTGCCCATGACCTGCCGGCGCACGCCCACGGCGTGGCCCCGGCCTCCACCCACTAG
- a CDS encoding NuoI/complex I 23 kDa subunit family protein, translating to MAYKVSKDPRTDIRERTYVPNLLRGLGITAKHFFRNLFGTRDTNTQVVDRTGASLMTTVAYPEEKPIYPEGYRGLHRLVPREDGKPRCVACYMCATICPAQCIYIEAGEYEDEASDSEDRVIEKYPTQFVIDELRCIVCGLCVDACPKDAIRMDTYTHTPPEYTRQNFVYDIPKLLKGAPVSHPSDPWNKREGSEEPHHVHKEAHTRIGEGLVELKLPHGEHGGHGKALPAGAQAGHQAVVTQQGPIQVTKFIK from the coding sequence ATGGCCTACAAGGTAAGCAAGGACCCTCGCACGGATATCCGCGAGCGGACCTATGTGCCCAACCTGCTCCGCGGCCTGGGCATCACCGCGAAGCACTTCTTCCGCAACCTCTTCGGGACGCGTGACACCAACACGCAGGTGGTGGACCGCACCGGCGCCAGCCTGATGACGACGGTGGCGTACCCCGAGGAGAAGCCCATCTACCCCGAGGGCTACCGCGGCCTGCACCGGCTGGTTCCGCGCGAGGACGGCAAGCCGCGCTGCGTGGCTTGCTACATGTGCGCCACCATCTGCCCGGCGCAGTGCATCTACATCGAGGCGGGTGAGTACGAGGACGAAGCCTCGGACTCCGAGGACCGCGTCATCGAGAAGTACCCCACCCAGTTCGTCATCGACGAGCTGCGGTGCATCGTGTGCGGCCTCTGCGTGGATGCGTGCCCCAAGGACGCCATCCGCATGGACACCTACACGCACACCCCACCCGAGTACACGCGGCAGAACTTCGTCTACGACATTCCGAAGCTGCTCAAGGGCGCGCCGGTGTCCCACCCGTCGGACCCGTGGAACAAGCGCGAGGGCTCCGAGGAGCCGCACCACGTCCACAAGGAAGCGCACACTCGCATCGGCGAGGGCCTGGTGGAGCTGAAGCTGCCGCACGGAGAGCACGGCGGCCACGGCAAGGCGCTGCCCGCGGGGGCCCAGGCGGGCCACCAGGCGGTCGTCACGCAGCAGGGCCCCATCCAGGTGACGAAGTTCATCAAGTGA
- a CDS encoding (2Fe-2S) ferredoxin domain-containing protein — translation MKRYRLSVCKGSSCKAGGADAVYAEARDALSGQGLVPRCELYRGGCYGFCHMGPNVVVREDTGRKRDPLSPEDYQLMGWPGEVYYSAMTTEKMRRVVAEHIAKDAPVKELFGQPDSDDGEE, via the coding sequence GTGAAGCGCTACCGCTTGTCGGTGTGCAAGGGCTCCAGTTGCAAGGCGGGCGGCGCGGACGCCGTCTACGCCGAGGCCCGGGACGCCCTCTCTGGCCAGGGGTTGGTGCCGCGCTGCGAGCTGTACCGCGGCGGCTGCTACGGCTTCTGCCACATGGGGCCCAACGTCGTCGTCCGTGAGGACACCGGCCGCAAGAGAGACCCGCTCTCTCCCGAGGACTACCAGCTCATGGGCTGGCCGGGAGAGGTGTACTACTCGGCGATGACGACGGAGAAGATGCGCCGCGTGGTGGCGGAGCACATCGCGAAGGACGCCCCCGTGAAGGAGCTCTTCGGCCAGCCGGACTCGGACGACGGCGAGGAATGA